A portion of the Halobacillus ihumii genome contains these proteins:
- a CDS encoding valine--tRNA ligase codes for MEHNDVTMPTKYDPAAVEKDRYQYWVDGKFFEATGDKNKEPYTIVIPPPNVTGKLHLGHAWDTTLQDILTRVKRMQGYDVLWLPGMDHAGIATQAKVEAKLKEQGTTRYDLGRENFLEKSWEWKKEYAQFIRTQWEKLGLGLDYSRERFTLDDGLSEAVKEVFVKLYEKDLIYRGEYIINWDPATKTALSDIEVEYKDVQGAFYHMRYPLKDEEGSIEIATTRPETMLGDTAIAVHPEDDRYKHLIGKKAILPIIGRELEIVADDYVEMEFGSGAVKITPAHDPNDFEIGNRHNLKRILVMNEDGTMNDQAAQYQGMDRFECRKQIVKDLQVEGVLFEIEDHLHSVGHSERSGAVVEPYLSTQWFVNMEPLAKEAINLQSSNDKVHFVPDRFEKTYLRWMENIRDWCISRQLWWGHRIPAWYHKETGEIYVGKQAPADDENWEQDEDVLDTWFSSALWPFSTMGWPEKDSEDFQRFFPTNALVTGYDIIFFWVSRMIFQSIEFTDRRPFEDVLIHGLVRDAEGRKMSKSLGNGVDPMDVIEKYGADSLRYFLSTGSAPGQDLRFQWEKVESTWNFANKIWNASRFALMNMGDLTYEDIDLSGEKSVADDWILTRLNETIDQVTRNIDKYEFGEAGRHLYNFIWDEFCDWYIEMAKLPLYGEDEARILTTRSILAYTLDQIMRMLHPFMPFITEEIWQHLPHKGESITQAAWPQVKKEHHNEIAVAEMERLVAIIRSVRNIRAEVDTPMSKEIQLLIQAKDEAVAAELEKNRNYLERFCNPSELDIGTALKVPEKAMSAVITGAELYLPLAGLINIDDEIKRLEKEWQKWDKEVDRVQKKLSNAGFVNKAPEHVVEEERKKEQDYLDKRGKVEARINELKA; via the coding sequence ATGGAGCATAATGATGTAACCATGCCAACAAAGTATGATCCGGCTGCAGTCGAAAAGGATCGTTACCAATATTGGGTAGACGGCAAATTTTTTGAAGCGACAGGTGATAAAAATAAAGAACCTTATACCATTGTTATTCCGCCGCCGAATGTCACCGGTAAACTGCACTTAGGTCATGCCTGGGATACGACATTACAAGATATTTTGACACGTGTTAAACGCATGCAAGGATATGACGTACTTTGGCTTCCTGGGATGGATCATGCCGGAATTGCCACTCAGGCAAAGGTGGAAGCGAAACTTAAAGAACAGGGTACTACCCGATATGATCTTGGCCGTGAAAACTTTCTAGAGAAGTCATGGGAATGGAAGAAAGAGTACGCCCAGTTTATTCGAACCCAATGGGAAAAATTAGGGCTTGGGCTCGATTACTCACGTGAGCGCTTTACGCTTGATGATGGCTTATCAGAAGCTGTTAAGGAAGTGTTTGTAAAACTTTATGAAAAAGATTTGATTTACCGTGGAGAATATATAATCAATTGGGACCCAGCGACAAAAACAGCTCTCTCAGATATTGAGGTAGAATACAAGGATGTCCAGGGTGCTTTTTATCACATGCGCTATCCTCTAAAAGACGAAGAAGGTTCGATAGAGATTGCTACAACTCGTCCGGAAACAATGCTTGGAGATACCGCAATTGCTGTTCACCCTGAGGATGATCGATACAAACACCTCATCGGTAAGAAAGCAATTTTGCCAATCATCGGGCGCGAATTGGAAATCGTGGCGGATGACTATGTGGAAATGGAATTTGGATCGGGAGCTGTTAAAATCACACCAGCACATGATCCTAATGATTTTGAAATTGGTAACCGTCATAACTTGAAACGTATCCTCGTTATGAATGAAGATGGGACGATGAATGATCAGGCTGCGCAATATCAGGGTATGGATCGATTTGAATGTCGTAAACAAATTGTTAAGGACTTACAAGTGGAAGGTGTTCTTTTTGAAATAGAAGATCATCTGCACTCTGTTGGTCACTCTGAGCGTAGCGGAGCGGTAGTGGAACCGTATTTATCTACACAATGGTTTGTTAATATGGAGCCGCTTGCAAAAGAAGCCATAAACTTACAAAGCAGTAACGATAAGGTTCATTTCGTACCGGACCGTTTTGAGAAAACATACCTGCGCTGGATGGAGAACATCCGTGATTGGTGTATATCCCGTCAACTGTGGTGGGGACATAGAATTCCTGCCTGGTACCATAAAGAAACCGGCGAAATTTATGTAGGAAAGCAAGCTCCCGCAGACGATGAGAACTGGGAACAGGATGAAGATGTACTTGATACTTGGTTTTCATCCGCTTTATGGCCGTTTTCCACGATGGGATGGCCTGAGAAGGATAGTGAAGATTTTCAGCGATTCTTCCCGACCAATGCGCTAGTCACGGGATACGATATTATTTTCTTCTGGGTAAGCCGGATGATTTTTCAGTCGATTGAATTTACAGATCGTCGTCCATTTGAAGATGTGCTCATTCATGGACTCGTTCGTGATGCAGAAGGCCGCAAGATGAGTAAGTCGCTCGGTAACGGAGTGGACCCGATGGATGTCATTGAGAAATACGGTGCTGATTCATTGCGTTACTTCCTTTCTACCGGCTCAGCTCCAGGTCAGGACCTGCGCTTCCAGTGGGAGAAAGTTGAGTCCACGTGGAATTTTGCTAATAAAATTTGGAATGCTTCTCGGTTTGCTTTAATGAATATGGGTGATTTAACCTACGAGGACATTGATTTATCTGGTGAAAAATCGGTGGCTGATGATTGGATTCTCACCCGTTTAAATGAAACGATTGATCAGGTTACACGCAATATCGACAAATATGAATTTGGAGAAGCAGGCCGTCACTTATACAACTTCATATGGGATGAGTTTTGTGACTGGTATATCGAAATGGCCAAACTTCCACTTTACGGAGAAGATGAGGCTCGCATTCTTACAACACGTTCGATCTTAGCATACACCTTAGATCAAATTATGCGTATGCTCCATCCGTTTATGCCGTTTATTACGGAAGAAATCTGGCAGCACTTACCTCACAAAGGAGAATCGATCACGCAGGCTGCTTGGCCACAGGTGAAAAAGGAACATCACAACGAAATAGCCGTTGCGGAAATGGAACGTTTAGTAGCGATTATCCGTTCTGTCCGTAATATACGAGCAGAAGTTGATACGCCAATGTCTAAAGAAATCCAATTGTTGATTCAAGCCAAGGATGAAGCAGTAGCGGCTGAACTTGAGAAAAATCGCAATTATTTAGAGCGATTCTGTAATCCAAGTGAACTCGATATTGGTACTGCTCTCAAGGTACCTGAAAAAGCAATGTCTGCTGTGATAACAGGCGCAGAGCTTTATCTCCCCCTTGCTGGTCTGATTAATATCGATGACGAAATTAAACGTCTAGAAAAAGAATGGCAGAAGTGGGATAAAGAAGTAGATCGCGTTCAGAAGAAATTATCGAATGCTGGGTTTGTTAATAAAGCTCCTGAGCATGTTGTCGAAGAAGAACGTAAGAAAGAACAGGATTATTTGGATAAACGCGGTAAAGTAGAAGCTCGAATTAATGAACTTAAAGCATAA
- the hemL gene encoding glutamate-1-semialdehyde 2,1-aminomutase yields MNFDRSADAYKEAVDLMPGGVNSPVRAFKSVNMNPIFMEQGKGSKIYAIDGHEYIDYVLSWGPLILGHADDRVVESLKKMTELGTSFGTPTLIENKLAQLVIDRVPSIEMLRMVNSGTEATMSALRVARGYTGRNKILKFEGNYHGHGDSLLIKAGSGVATLGLPDSPGVPESIAKNTITVPYNDLESVRYVFEQYGDDLAAVIVEPVSGNMGVVPPTEEFLAGLRSVTQEHGTVLIFDEVMTGFRVGYSSAQGHFGVTPDMTCLGKVIGGGLPVGAYGGKREIMESVAPVGEIYQAGTLSGNPLAMTAGYETLKAMDENAYEQISKKVDRLIEGFTAAATEHQVPLTVNRAGSMVGFFFTNQPVTNFESANASDLEMFSTYYRGMIEEGIFLPPSQFEGIFLSAAHTEEDIEYTIKAAEKVFASL; encoded by the coding sequence ATGAACTTTGATCGATCTGCAGATGCGTATAAAGAGGCAGTTGATTTAATGCCGGGAGGAGTAAACTCTCCCGTCCGTGCCTTTAAATCAGTAAATATGAATCCAATTTTTATGGAGCAAGGTAAAGGGTCAAAAATCTATGCCATCGACGGGCATGAGTATATTGACTATGTATTAAGCTGGGGTCCATTGATACTTGGTCATGCGGATGACCGGGTTGTAGAGTCGCTTAAGAAAATGACAGAGCTTGGGACAAGTTTTGGTACACCAACTTTAATAGAAAATAAGCTAGCACAGCTTGTGATCGATCGTGTACCTTCGATCGAAATGCTCCGCATGGTGAACTCAGGTACAGAGGCTACGATGAGTGCACTGAGAGTGGCAAGAGGCTATACCGGTCGTAACAAAATACTTAAGTTTGAAGGAAATTACCATGGCCATGGTGATTCCTTATTGATCAAGGCGGGTTCAGGTGTGGCTACACTAGGGCTGCCGGATTCACCTGGTGTACCGGAATCGATTGCTAAAAATACGATTACTGTCCCTTATAACGATCTGGAAAGTGTGCGTTATGTATTTGAACAGTACGGTGATGACTTGGCAGCTGTCATTGTTGAGCCCGTCTCAGGGAATATGGGCGTTGTTCCCCCTACTGAAGAGTTTCTTGCAGGATTGCGATCAGTTACACAAGAGCATGGAACCGTACTCATTTTTGACGAAGTCATGACAGGCTTTCGTGTAGGTTACAGTAGTGCCCAGGGACATTTTGGTGTAACTCCTGATATGACTTGTCTAGGCAAGGTGATCGGCGGGGGACTTCCTGTAGGTGCATATGGCGGGAAGCGTGAAATCATGGAAAGTGTAGCACCTGTCGGAGAGATTTATCAGGCTGGGACTCTATCGGGAAATCCATTAGCCATGACGGCTGGTTACGAGACCTTGAAGGCAATGGACGAGAATGCATACGAGCAAATCAGTAAAAAAGTGGATCGTCTAATTGAAGGGTTCACTGCCGCAGCAACAGAACATCAGGTTCCTTTAACTGTGAATCGCGCGGGCTCTATGGTTGGATTCTTTTTTACGAATCAACCAGTCACGAATTTTGAAAGTGCTAATGCATCAGATTTAGAAATGTTCTCTACCTACTATCGTGGCATGATCGAAGAAGGAATCTTTCTGCCACCATCTCAGTTCGAAGGGATTTTCTTATCGGCTGCTCATACAGAGGAAGATATTGAATATACAATTAAAGCGGCTGAGAAAGTTTTCGCTTCATTATAG
- a CDS encoding cytochrome c biogenesis protein — protein sequence MFEFKWVYELILFLYGCSLIGYFIDFIQNNRKANRAAFWLLSMVWGLQTLFLLRQIFVEENFPVMTVYDGLYFYAWILVTFSLIINRLFRVDFLVFFTNVVGFLVMLLHISTRAQSVLDDQGIELVHEMLVAHITLAIISYGFFTFSFIFSLMYLFQYRLLKQKKWNTKLLRLGDLTKLDHFSYISVILGVPLLLIAVILGVTWGYVSEDVFYWYDSKTLGSFIVLLVYIIYLFLRVVKGYQGRAISLFNTAAFLILLINFFLFGSLSNFHF from the coding sequence ATGTTCGAGTTTAAGTGGGTCTATGAGTTAATCCTCTTCCTGTATGGCTGCAGCTTAATTGGATATTTTATTGATTTCATTCAAAATAACCGGAAGGCTAATAGAGCAGCCTTCTGGTTACTTAGTATGGTTTGGGGGCTTCAAACCCTTTTTTTGTTAAGGCAGATTTTTGTAGAAGAAAACTTTCCAGTTATGACTGTTTATGATGGTCTTTACTTTTATGCCTGGATCTTAGTAACCTTTTCATTAATTATTAACCGGCTATTTCGTGTGGATTTCCTTGTGTTTTTTACAAATGTTGTAGGATTTCTCGTGATGTTGCTCCATATCTCGACGAGAGCTCAAAGTGTGCTTGATGATCAGGGAATTGAATTAGTTCATGAAATGCTTGTAGCTCATATAACGCTGGCCATTATTTCGTACGGATTTTTCACATTTTCGTTTATTTTTTCTCTCATGTACCTTTTTCAATACCGATTACTTAAACAGAAGAAATGGAATACTAAGCTGCTTCGGCTCGGTGATTTAACGAAGCTGGATCATTTTTCATATATTTCGGTGATTCTTGGGGTTCCATTACTTCTAATTGCGGTGATTCTTGGGGTAACATGGGGGTATGTTTCAGAAGATGTGTTTTACTGGTACGATTCAAAAACCCTCGGATCATTCATTGTTCTCCTTGTCTATATCATTTATTTATTTTTACGGGTGGTGAAAGGGTATCAAGGTCGGGCAATTTCATTGTTTAATACAGCGGCATTTTTGATTCTTTTAATAAATTTCTTTTTATTCGGCTCGTTGTCGAATTTCCATTTCTAA
- the spoVID gene encoding stage VI sporulation protein D codes for MGNQEEQVFSFYLNESLQFKGGQGVRELLGISLEPEITLEDLGEEVRLKGTVILAGEYMPGQEEDKYADTAPIQSGRIVDLVERGEEGVYEFSHSFPVEVTIPADRVDDADHVHINIESFDYEIPAEHHLRLEAQLNINGLRQEQDSPAPEQEVFDESLTVGPVDFNHEEPERPDTPIFDLQEHRKLQELEQPEDINEQEEEEGRWSYKKSQSLSDYFKESKIEHIQEISSESTSEWEGTTNHVNASETPPHSTLASYQEGEENENGEEASPSAGVNGIKQIFKHLFPNREDSYTKMKMYIAQDNETVEMIAERYEVPVKQIEKINNLEEDVSPGQIVYIPH; via the coding sequence GTGGGTAATCAAGAAGAACAGGTTTTTTCATTTTATTTAAATGAATCCTTACAGTTTAAGGGAGGACAGGGCGTTCGTGAACTGCTCGGCATATCTTTAGAACCGGAAATCACACTCGAGGATTTAGGGGAAGAAGTTCGGTTAAAAGGGACCGTCATTTTGGCAGGTGAATACATGCCAGGGCAAGAAGAAGATAAGTATGCAGACACGGCACCAATTCAATCAGGCAGGATAGTAGATTTAGTAGAAAGAGGGGAGGAAGGGGTTTACGAATTTTCCCATTCCTTTCCGGTTGAAGTGACCATTCCGGCAGATAGGGTAGACGATGCTGACCATGTTCATATTAACATTGAAAGTTTTGACTATGAGATTCCTGCTGAACACCATCTTAGACTAGAAGCACAGCTTAACATAAATGGGTTGAGACAAGAGCAAGACTCGCCAGCTCCTGAGCAAGAAGTATTTGATGAATCATTAACGGTTGGGCCTGTGGATTTTAACCATGAGGAACCTGAGAGGCCTGACACCCCGATTTTTGATCTTCAGGAACATCGAAAATTACAGGAGCTTGAGCAACCGGAGGATATTAACGAGCAGGAGGAAGAAGAGGGAAGATGGTCTTATAAAAAGTCACAAAGTTTATCAGATTATTTTAAAGAAAGTAAAATCGAGCATATTCAGGAGATTTCCTCTGAAAGCACTAGTGAATGGGAAGGGACCACAAATCATGTAAATGCAAGTGAAACCCCTCCCCATTCCACTCTCGCTTCATATCAAGAAGGGGAAGAAAATGAAAACGGAGAAGAAGCTTCCCCCTCAGCTGGTGTAAACGGGATTAAACAAATTTTCAAGCATCTCTTTCCTAACCGAGAAGATTCCTACACGAAAATGAAAATGTATATCGCGCAAGATAACGAAACTGTTGAAATGATTGCGGAAAGATATGAAGTTCCTGTTAAACAAATCGAGAAAATTAATAACCTCGAGGAAGATGTAAGCCCAGGACAAATCGTTTATATTCCGCATTAA
- the hemC gene encoding hydroxymethylbilane synthase — protein MRKIVIGSRKSNLAITQTEWVIDQLKKIDPSYEFEIKRISTKGDRVLDVTLNKVGGKGLFIKEIEQAMYDKEIDMAVHSMKDMPAVVAEGLTVASVPVREDHRDAFVSNGHVALKDLQEGAIVGTSSLRRGSQIKAVRPDLEIKWIRGNIDTRLQKLNDGEYDAIVLAAAGLKRMGWSEDLVTEFLEPDVCVPAVGQGALAIQCREDDKELLEFLQKINHQTTESTVTAERKFLHDLNGGCQVPIGGYANLNGETITLTALVGKPDGTTILHETVSGTDPIAVGTEAAQRLKSQGAQEIVDDAIEEYDK, from the coding sequence GTGAGAAAAATAGTAATAGGGTCGCGAAAGAGTAATTTAGCAATAACGCAAACAGAGTGGGTCATTGATCAGTTAAAAAAAATAGATCCTTCTTATGAATTTGAAATTAAAAGGATTTCTACAAAGGGTGATCGGGTTTTAGACGTTACTCTAAATAAAGTAGGCGGGAAAGGCTTGTTTATTAAAGAAATTGAACAAGCCATGTATGATAAGGAAATTGATATGGCTGTTCACAGTATGAAAGATATGCCTGCGGTTGTAGCTGAAGGACTAACGGTTGCTTCGGTTCCGGTACGTGAAGATCACCGTGATGCATTTGTGTCGAATGGACACGTAGCTTTAAAGGATTTGCAAGAAGGTGCTATTGTAGGAACAAGCAGTTTACGACGCGGCTCACAGATTAAAGCGGTTCGGCCAGACCTGGAGATTAAATGGATTCGTGGAAATATCGATACACGTCTTCAAAAGCTTAATGATGGAGAGTATGATGCCATCGTACTTGCAGCAGCGGGGCTGAAGCGAATGGGCTGGAGTGAAGATCTTGTTACCGAGTTTTTAGAGCCTGATGTTTGCGTGCCAGCGGTAGGACAAGGTGCACTCGCTATCCAATGTCGCGAAGATGACAAGGAATTATTGGAATTCTTGCAGAAAATTAATCATCAAACTACTGAAAGCACCGTTACTGCAGAGCGGAAATTTCTTCACGACTTAAATGGCGGTTGTCAGGTGCCTATCGGGGGGTACGCCAATCTTAATGGAGAAACGATAACACTGACAGCGCTGGTAGGTAAACCCGACGGTACAACAATTCTTCACGAAACAGTATCGGGCACAGACCCTATTGCTGTAGGAACAGAAGCGGCTCAACGTTTGAAGAGCCAAGGAGCTCAGGAAATTGTGGATGATGCTATCGAGGAGTATGACAAGTAA
- a CDS encoding uroporphyrinogen-III synthase translates to MLPLAGKNILVTRASSQSSSITKEVEQLGGKVLHAPLLQFKLNDSLENQHILTKLHDFSWVFLTSSNGVKFFFELINRYKIKIPEHCKWAVVGDKTAHMLETYGIGPDFIPSDYQASSMIEQFFEQVEKPGKILFVRGNRSREILPRAFRELGVFFKTVTVYDTLLVKENDLLAAQLEKLDAVTFTSPSTVEAFMRLTKDQKELALKIPSFCIGPTTGNAAKSSGFKTVYVPEAYTIKSMVDNMTDHFDKKG, encoded by the coding sequence ATGTTACCACTAGCGGGGAAGAACATCCTGGTAACAAGGGCGTCTTCTCAATCATCATCTATAACAAAGGAAGTTGAACAATTAGGAGGAAAGGTGCTTCATGCTCCTCTCCTCCAGTTTAAGTTGAATGATTCTTTAGAAAATCAACACATTCTGACCAAACTTCACGATTTTAGCTGGGTTTTTCTGACAAGCTCTAATGGCGTGAAGTTTTTTTTCGAGTTGATTAACCGATATAAGATTAAGATACCTGAACATTGTAAGTGGGCCGTTGTTGGTGATAAAACAGCTCACATGCTTGAAACGTATGGGATAGGACCGGATTTTATTCCGTCGGATTATCAAGCGTCATCCATGATTGAGCAATTCTTTGAGCAGGTAGAGAAACCTGGAAAAATTCTATTTGTACGGGGGAATAGGTCTCGGGAAATCTTGCCTCGTGCCTTCAGAGAACTAGGGGTGTTTTTCAAAACAGTTACCGTATATGATACCCTATTAGTAAAGGAAAATGATTTACTTGCTGCTCAGCTTGAGAAGCTGGATGCGGTGACTTTCACAAGTCCGTCTACTGTAGAAGCATTTATGCGGCTGACAAAGGATCAGAAGGAACTTGCTTTGAAAATTCCCAGCTTTTGCATTGGTCCGACCACCGGGAATGCTGCAAAATCTTCTGGCTTTAAGACGGTGTATGTTCCAGAAGCATATACAATTAAATCTATGGTCGATAATATGACAGACCATTTTGACAAGAAAGGATAG
- the hemB gene encoding porphobilinogen synthase has translation MNQLQFKRHRRLRRTESMRSLVRETYLHKEDLIYPIFVVEGAGIKNAVASMPGVHQVSLDYLGEEMTELEQLGVRSVIVFGVPNEKDAVGTQAYHNDGIVQQAIRYIKKEHTSLTVIADTCLCQYTDHGHCGVIRNGDIANDESLELITRTAVSQAEAGADVIAPSNMMDGFVAAIRKGLDEAGYSQIPVMSYAVKYASAFYGPFRDAAHSSPQFGDRRSYQMDPANRLEALREAESDIGEGADFLIVKPALSYLDIMRELKDRYHLPLVAYNVSGEYSMIKAAAQNGWVNEQEIVLEKLTSMKRAGADLIVTYFAKDVARYLDQ, from the coding sequence ATGAATCAATTACAGTTTAAGCGTCATCGCAGGCTAAGAAGGACAGAATCAATGCGCTCCCTCGTTAGAGAAACATATCTTCATAAAGAAGATTTAATTTATCCAATCTTTGTGGTAGAAGGGGCTGGTATTAAGAATGCTGTTGCTTCTATGCCCGGAGTACATCAAGTCTCGCTTGATTATTTGGGAGAAGAAATGACGGAACTGGAGCAACTCGGTGTGCGATCCGTAATCGTCTTTGGAGTGCCGAATGAGAAGGATGCGGTTGGCACCCAGGCTTATCACAATGATGGGATTGTGCAACAAGCGATTCGTTATATTAAAAAAGAACATACTTCGCTAACTGTAATTGCGGACACTTGTTTGTGTCAGTATACGGACCATGGTCACTGTGGTGTTATAAGAAATGGTGACATCGCCAATGATGAATCACTCGAATTGATTACGAGGACCGCTGTAAGCCAGGCGGAGGCGGGTGCAGATGTGATTGCACCATCAAATATGATGGATGGCTTTGTTGCTGCTATTCGCAAGGGGTTAGATGAAGCCGGATACAGCCAGATTCCTGTCATGTCTTATGCTGTTAAATATGCGTCAGCGTTCTACGGACCATTCCGTGATGCAGCTCATAGCTCTCCGCAATTTGGCGACCGCCGCTCCTATCAGATGGATCCGGCGAATCGCTTAGAAGCCTTGCGTGAAGCCGAATCTGATATTGGGGAAGGTGCTGACTTTTTAATTGTGAAGCCAGCTTTGTCTTACCTGGATATTATGAGAGAATTGAAGGACCGATACCATTTACCATTGGTGGCTTACAACGTGAGCGGGGAGTATTCTATGATAAAAGCTGCAGCTCAAAATGGCTGGGTTAACGAACAAGAAATCGTACTTGAGAAACTGACTTCCATGAAGAGAGCAGGAGCCGATCTAATTGTGACTTATTTTGCAAAGGATGTCGCTCGCTATTTAGACCAGTAA
- a CDS encoding LiaI-LiaF-like domain-containing protein, giving the protein MKNTDSFAGFLLIGLGLYFLLRQFNIPFLNPFYSWPTILIIIGAAFLLHSYLSRDFANIFTGVLLLGLGVHFHGQAHYSFWIDHWGVYPFIIGLAFLFRSFKTKSGLLPGLILIAIAIFALVTTSNPIWFRFINLLFDWIESFWPVVLIGFGAYLIYKKR; this is encoded by the coding sequence TTGAAAAATACTGACTCCTTTGCCGGTTTTTTGCTAATCGGACTCGGACTGTACTTTCTTCTTCGACAGTTTAATATACCCTTTTTAAACCCTTTTTACTCATGGCCGACTATACTTATTATCATTGGGGCTGCCTTTCTTTTACATAGTTACTTGTCGCGTGATTTTGCGAATATTTTCACAGGGGTTCTGCTTCTCGGTTTAGGCGTGCATTTCCATGGCCAAGCCCACTACTCATTTTGGATTGACCATTGGGGCGTTTATCCATTTATTATAGGACTTGCTTTTCTGTTTAGATCTTTTAAAACTAAATCAGGTCTATTGCCAGGTCTCATATTAATAGCGATAGCGATTTTCGCGCTAGTCACCACCTCGAACCCCATTTGGTTTCGTTTCATTAACTTGTTGTTTGATTGGATAGAAAGTTTCTGGCCTGTAGTATTAATCGGATTTGGTGCTTATTTAATTTATAAAAAGAGGTAG
- the hemA gene encoding glutamyl-tRNA reductase, with amino-acid sequence MHILAVGLNYKTAPVEIREKLTFSDERLTEAMQKLNSQKSVLENVIISTCNRTEIFAVVDQLHTGRYYVKQFLADWFNIDKEEFSSFLSIYEADGAMEHLMRVTSGLDSMVLGETQILGQVKQVFLKAQEANTTGTIFNQLFKQAVTMAKKAHKDTSIGDNAVSVSYAAVELARKIFGDLVHKHIVIIGAGKMGELTAKNLHGFGVRKVTVLNRTLSKAKVVADQFNGQASTMDHLESVLMDADIVISSTGSSEYVLTHEQVEPILRSRKGKPLFFVDIAVPRDLDPRLEELESVFLYDIDDLQGIVDANLAVRKQAAEKIELMIEAEIVEFKEWLQTIGVIPVISALRTKALGIQSETMSSIERKMPELTEREKKVLRKHTKSIINQMLKDPILQAKELAAQPDAEASLHLFTQIFGIQEEVEEEVKEQEKKSKKSVKGSDDPISFPTLTQSVNS; translated from the coding sequence ATGCACATTTTAGCAGTAGGTCTTAACTATAAAACAGCCCCTGTGGAAATACGAGAAAAACTTACATTTTCAGATGAGCGTTTAACGGAAGCGATGCAAAAGCTTAATTCACAAAAAAGCGTACTTGAAAATGTAATCATTTCTACATGCAATCGAACAGAGATTTTTGCTGTTGTTGATCAACTCCATACTGGCCGCTATTATGTTAAACAGTTTTTGGCTGACTGGTTTAATATTGACAAAGAAGAATTTTCTTCATTTCTCTCTATTTATGAAGCGGATGGAGCTATGGAGCATTTAATGCGTGTGACTTCTGGTCTTGATTCAATGGTGCTGGGTGAGACGCAAATCCTAGGTCAAGTCAAGCAAGTCTTCTTGAAAGCTCAAGAGGCAAATACCACAGGGACTATTTTCAATCAACTATTTAAGCAAGCCGTGACTATGGCGAAGAAAGCTCACAAAGACACAAGTATTGGGGATAATGCTGTGTCTGTTAGTTATGCAGCCGTAGAGTTGGCACGTAAAATATTCGGTGATTTAGTTCATAAACACATCGTGATTATCGGGGCAGGGAAAATGGGAGAATTAACTGCCAAGAACCTCCACGGTTTCGGTGTCAGAAAGGTCACGGTGCTTAACCGGACGTTGTCGAAGGCTAAAGTAGTGGCTGATCAGTTTAATGGACAAGCTTCTACTATGGATCATTTGGAATCAGTATTAATGGATGCTGATATCGTGATCAGTTCTACCGGCTCGTCTGAATATGTACTTACACATGAACAGGTGGAACCTATCCTTCGATCTAGAAAAGGGAAACCGCTTTTCTTTGTGGATATAGCTGTTCCCCGGGATCTTGATCCGCGTTTAGAAGAACTTGAGAGCGTCTTTCTTTATGATATTGACGATTTACAAGGAATCGTTGATGCGAACTTAGCTGTACGTAAGCAAGCTGCGGAAAAAATTGAACTGATGATTGAAGCTGAAATTGTAGAGTTTAAAGAATGGCTTCAAACAATTGGAGTTATCCCTGTGATTTCTGCCCTTCGTACTAAAGCATTGGGGATCCAATCAGAGACTATGAGCAGTATTGAAAGAAAAATGCCTGAGTTAACAGAACGGGAAAAGAAAGTATTGCGAAAGCATACGAAGAGTATTATCAACCAGATGCTTAAAGATCCCATACTGCAAGCAAAAGAACTTGCTGCACAGCCAGATGCTGAAGCATCTCTGCATCTCTTTACTCAAATCTTTGGGATTCAAGAAGAGGTTGAGGAGGAAGTGAAGGAACAGGAGAAGAAAAGTAAAAAGTCAGTAAAGGGTTCTGATGATCCTATTTCCTTCCCCACACTTACTCAGTCTGTAAATTCTTAA